Proteins encoded within one genomic window of Flavobacterium oreochromis:
- a CDS encoding proton-conducting transporter transmembrane domain-containing protein, producing MIAFYRERYLPVKNAFKVFSIYRIGDVGLLLAMWASHHLFHENITFMKMHNYELVSEHLQTHSFIGVFIGLCLVCAAAVKSAQVPFSSWLPRAMEGPTPSSAIFYGSLSVHLGVFLMLRTHPFWEHQTSLRIAIVVMGVLTSLVATFMARVQSSVKSQIAYSSISQIGLIFIEIALGFDNLALLHFAGNAFLRTYQLLVSPSVVSYLIREQFYHYEPVEHTFEDSLPKRLEYALYILSVKEFNLEKIVNFFLWKPLKSIGKLLNFLNLKRTFILFVPVYIGGILLLNSQSRLSDQINHRLPEFFAFIGLISVFKSFSERKSPFVAWVLIIFNHFWIVLAILFNEKVDLYEVSLYLTGIIIAGVLGYIALLKLNKIENETSLNQYLGHVYEHPKFAFFFLVAALGVTGFPITTTFIGEDLLFSHIESDQVVLAFFIASSFVVSGIAGIRIYTRLFLGPHIKTYHELPYKSS from the coding sequence TTGATTGCATTTTATAGAGAACGTTATTTGCCTGTAAAGAATGCGTTTAAGGTATTTTCTATTTATCGTATTGGAGATGTTGGTTTATTGTTAGCTATGTGGGCAAGTCATCATTTATTCCATGAGAATATTACCTTTATGAAGATGCACAATTATGAGTTAGTAAGTGAACATCTTCAAACGCATTCGTTTATTGGTGTTTTTATTGGCTTATGTTTAGTATGTGCAGCCGCTGTTAAATCAGCTCAGGTTCCTTTTTCCTCTTGGTTACCTCGTGCAATGGAAGGACCTACACCATCAAGTGCAATTTTTTATGGATCTTTATCTGTACATTTAGGTGTATTCTTAATGTTACGCACACATCCTTTTTGGGAGCATCAAACTTCATTGCGAATTGCTATTGTTGTAATGGGAGTATTGACTAGTTTGGTAGCAACTTTTATGGCTCGCGTACAATCTTCTGTTAAAAGTCAGATCGCATATAGTTCTATTTCTCAAATAGGATTGATTTTTATAGAAATAGCACTTGGTTTTGATAATTTAGCTCTATTACATTTTGCAGGTAATGCTTTTTTAAGAACATATCAGCTTTTAGTTTCCCCTTCAGTTGTAAGTTATTTAATAAGAGAGCAATTTTACCATTATGAACCAGTAGAGCATACATTTGAAGACTCTTTGCCAAAACGATTAGAATATGCGCTTTATATATTAAGTGTAAAGGAGTTTAACCTAGAAAAAATAGTAAACTTCTTTTTATGGAAACCTCTTAAGTCTATAGGTAAACTTTTAAATTTCTTAAATCTTAAAAGAACATTTATTCTTTTTGTGCCAGTTTATATAGGAGGTATATTATTATTAAATAGTCAATCGAGATTATCTGATCAAATAAATCATAGACTACCTGAATTTTTTGCTTTTATTGGTTTAATATCTGTTTTTAAATCATTTTCAGAACGAAAAAGCCCTTTTGTAGCTTGGGTTTTGATAATATTTAATCATTTTTGGATTGTTTTGGCCATTTTATTTAATGAAAAAGTTGATTTATATGAAGTTTCTTTATATCTCACAGGAATTATAATTGCTGGAGTTTTAGGCTATATAGCACTTCTGAAGTTAAATAAAATAGAAAATGAAACATCATTAAATCAATATTTAGGACATGTATATGAACATCCTAAATTTGCATTCTTCTTTTTAGTTGCAGCTCTTGGTGTAACAGGATTCCCTATTACAACAACTTTTATAGGTGAAGACCTTTTGTTTAGTCATATAGAAAGTGATCAGGTTGTACTAGCTTTTTTTATAGCTAGTAGCTTCGTAGTGTCTGGAATTGCGGGTATTCGTATTTATACTCGTTTGTTTTTAGGACCTCACATAAAAACCTATCATGAATTACCGTATAAATCTTCTTAG
- a CDS encoding DUF2490 domain-containing protein, whose product MKFNLKKIGVLLVLLFITIGTATQAQTINHNKDIWFHYMGKNMLNKKISFTLEATMRYANGFDEKQQYFIRPSIDYHFHKNFIGSIGYSHYNTYVYGETPINKTDTPEDHIWIQGTYVLNSGDFKFTNRLRDEYRLVGIPIKNTDGNYEIDHYDYRNRLRYMFVINYPLVKDDNGKSKLFLNVGDEAFINIGVKDAKTLFQQNRIIAGFGYNLNSHHQIQLNYIHQNNWNLGNTIQENNPTVRISYLTNFDWYNK is encoded by the coding sequence ATGAAGTTTAATTTAAAAAAAATAGGGGTACTACTAGTACTCCTATTTATAACCATAGGAACAGCTACCCAAGCTCAAACAATAAATCATAACAAGGATATTTGGTTTCATTATATGGGTAAAAATATGTTAAATAAAAAAATATCTTTTACTTTAGAAGCAACCATGCGTTATGCTAATGGATTTGATGAAAAACAGCAATATTTTATTCGTCCTTCAATTGATTATCATTTTCATAAAAACTTTATAGGAAGTATTGGTTATTCACATTATAATACTTATGTGTATGGTGAAACTCCTATAAATAAAACAGATACACCTGAAGATCATATCTGGATACAAGGAACTTATGTTTTAAATAGTGGTGATTTTAAATTTACAAATCGGTTACGTGATGAATATCGTTTAGTAGGGATTCCTATAAAAAATACAGATGGGAATTATGAAATTGATCATTATGACTATAGAAATCGTTTGCGTTATATGTTTGTAATAAATTATCCATTAGTTAAAGATGATAATGGGAAGTCTAAGCTGTTCTTAAATGTTGGAGATGAGGCTTTTATAAATATAGGAGTAAAAGACGCTAAAACACTATTTCAACAAAATAGAATAATTGCAGGATTTGGTTATAATCTAAATTCACATCATCAAATACAATTAAATTATATTCATCAAAACAATTGGAATTTAGGAAATACAATTCAAGAAAATAATCCAACGGTTAGAATTTCCTATTTAACAAATTTTGATTGGTACAATAAATAA
- a CDS encoding SulP family inorganic anion transporter — MSKNKLNIPADGLAGLKENFSSDALSGFLVFLLALPLSMGIAQVSDFQPIYGLVTAMVGGVLVSLVAGSKLTIKGPAAGLIVIVAGAVAEFGGGEQGWKYALGAIVVAGVLQVVFGVLKFGKLSDFFPLSAVHGMLAAIGLIIMSKQIHVLLGQNPLTEERKPMVEPLELLSAIPHTLMNPNVTAMLVGLVSLVIVFGWPMIKHPLVKKIPAALVVLVVAIPLSFALGLQNILDDKGTPKYLVHFGKGLLDTLAINVSFGGLSQIGIFVKYVIMFALVGSLEALLTVKAIDMMDPFKRKSDYNKDLIAVGLGNIVAGVLGGLPMISEVARSSANVNNGGKTRWANFFHGFFILIFLLLAVKFSDLIPKPALAAMLIGVGYKLAHPKEFIHTFEIGKEQLAIFLTTIVFTLATDLLIGIGAGMLLKMIIHAINGTPISSFFKAPTEVSFEGNDYYVKISKAAVFTNFLGIKRKLEEIPTGFNITIDLKGTKLVDHSVMESLEHFKHDYEAHDNSTVIIKGLENHKPLSSHKLATQISK, encoded by the coding sequence ATGAGCAAAAATAAATTAAATATTCCAGCTGATGGATTAGCTGGATTAAAAGAAAATTTTTCTTCTGATGCATTATCAGGATTCTTAGTGTTTCTGTTAGCGTTACCATTAAGTATGGGGATTGCTCAAGTATCTGATTTTCAACCTATATATGGTCTTGTGACTGCTATGGTTGGAGGTGTGTTAGTGTCTTTAGTTGCAGGGTCAAAATTAACAATTAAAGGACCAGCTGCAGGATTAATAGTCATTGTAGCAGGTGCTGTAGCTGAGTTTGGTGGTGGAGAACAAGGTTGGAAATACGCATTAGGAGCAATTGTAGTAGCAGGTGTATTACAAGTAGTATTTGGAGTTTTAAAATTTGGAAAATTAAGTGATTTCTTTCCTTTGTCTGCTGTACATGGTATGTTAGCTGCTATTGGATTAATAATTATGAGTAAACAAATACACGTTTTACTAGGTCAAAATCCATTAACAGAAGAAAGAAAACCTATGGTAGAACCACTAGAATTATTAAGTGCTATTCCACATACTTTAATGAACCCTAATGTAACAGCAATGCTTGTAGGTTTAGTAAGTTTAGTAATTGTTTTTGGATGGCCTATGATTAAGCATCCATTAGTTAAAAAAATACCCGCAGCTTTAGTGGTGTTAGTAGTAGCAATACCTCTTTCATTTGCACTTGGTTTACAAAATATACTAGATGATAAAGGAACTCCCAAATATTTGGTACATTTTGGGAAAGGTTTATTAGATACTTTAGCAATAAATGTAAGTTTTGGTGGTTTATCACAGATAGGAATCTTTGTAAAATACGTTATTATGTTTGCTTTAGTAGGTAGTTTAGAAGCTTTACTAACTGTAAAAGCTATTGATATGATGGATCCTTTTAAACGAAAATCAGATTATAATAAAGATTTAATTGCAGTTGGTTTAGGTAATATAGTAGCAGGCGTTTTAGGAGGGTTACCTATGATCTCTGAGGTTGCCCGTTCTTCGGCGAATGTAAATAACGGAGGTAAGACCCGTTGGGCTAACTTTTTTCATGGATTTTTTATTTTAATTTTCTTACTTTTAGCCGTTAAGTTTAGTGATTTGATTCCTAAACCAGCTTTAGCAGCAATGTTAATAGGGGTAGGATATAAATTAGCGCATCCAAAAGAGTTTATTCATACTTTCGAAATAGGAAAAGAACAATTAGCTATTTTCTTAACGACTATTGTATTTACTCTTGCTACTGATTTATTGATAGGAATAGGGGCTGGTATGTTATTAAAAATGATTATACATGCTATAAACGGTACGCCTATATCTTCATTCTTTAAAGCTCCAACAGAAGTTTCTTTTGAAGGGAATGATTATTATGTTAAGATAAGTAAAGCAGCTGTTTTTACTAATTTCCTTGGGATTAAAAGAAAATTAGAAGAAATTCCTACAGGCTTTAATATCACCATTGATTTAAAAGGAACAAAATTGGTAGACCATTCCGTTATGGAAAGTTTAGAACATTTTAAACATGATTACGAAGCGCATGATAATAGTACAGTAATTATTAAAGGTTTAGAAAATCATAAGCCCTTGTCAAGTCATAAATTAGCAACACAAATTAGCAAATGA